The Muricauda sp. SCSIO 65647 genome includes a region encoding these proteins:
- a CDS encoding mechanosensitive ion channel family protein has protein sequence METYKDVLSESLGNMLSGAAEILPKIILGVIGLIVAWLVLKIVLFILKRILKAAKIDTVSQKVTEAKLFGDREVKIDLLKIILGTVRILLILLFAIIIADVLGLTPISEGIMAMFGYLPTLISAILILAGGLYLASLAKKGTLALLESMGVGGSKFISNVLFYLITFFISVTALNQAGINTDIITSNFTMILGAFLVAVALGFGLGARDVFSDLMKMFYMRKIYMVGDKISFDNVEGTIEAIDNTTITLKTRDGKLIVPIRDLTANRVSLKQQ, from the coding sequence ATGGAAACGTATAAAGATGTTCTTTCTGAAAGTCTGGGAAACATGTTGTCAGGGGCAGCTGAAATACTTCCAAAAATCATTTTGGGAGTCATTGGCCTCATTGTCGCTTGGCTTGTGTTGAAGATTGTTTTATTCATATTGAAAAGGATACTGAAAGCGGCAAAAATCGATACCGTTTCACAAAAGGTGACCGAAGCAAAGCTTTTTGGCGATAGGGAAGTCAAAATCGACCTTTTAAAAATCATTTTGGGCACCGTACGTATCTTGTTGATTCTTCTTTTTGCCATTATCATTGCCGATGTGCTCGGTCTGACCCCGATTTCAGAAGGTATCATGGCTATGTTCGGGTATTTGCCCACATTGATCAGTGCCATTTTGATTTTGGCAGGTGGTCTCTATTTGGCTTCTTTGGCCAAAAAGGGAACCTTGGCCCTACTTGAGTCTATGGGTGTTGGCGGATCTAAGTTCATCAGCAACGTATTGTTTTATCTCATTACATTTTTTATATCGGTTACGGCCTTGAACCAGGCAGGTATCAACACTGATATCATAACCAGCAACTTTACCATGATTCTGGGCGCTTTTTTGGTTGCGGTCGCCCTTGGTTTTGGCCTGGGTGCACGAGATGTTTTTTCTGATCTGATGAAAATGTTTTACATGCGCAAAATTTACATGGTCGGTGACAAGATATCTTTTGATAATGTTGAGGGTACCATTGAGGCCATTGATAACACCACAATTACCCTGAAGACCCGTGATGGCAAATTGATCGTTCCCATAAGGGACTTGACCGCAAATAGGGTTTCATTAAAACAGCAATAA
- a CDS encoding RNA polymerase sigma factor, with protein MERKDPFGHLSDEQLVAKIVAKNDTFLFGILYDRYAKMVYNKCYGFAKSDDEAEDLTQDVFLMLFIKLASFKGRSKFSTWLYSFTYNFCVNYVNRDKGRKLKDKSVPIEDKEYKLTEEVPDKSIYGMKANKLEKALVELVPEDKSILLLKYQDGVSIKELCVLFEIGESAVKMRLKRAKAKLLEIYNTL; from the coding sequence TTGGAGAGAAAAGACCCTTTTGGCCATTTGTCAGATGAGCAATTGGTGGCAAAAATCGTGGCCAAAAACGACACCTTTTTGTTTGGCATACTTTACGACCGGTATGCCAAAATGGTGTATAACAAGTGTTACGGATTTGCCAAATCAGATGATGAGGCCGAAGACCTGACACAAGATGTCTTTCTGATGTTGTTCATCAAACTGGCGTCGTTCAAGGGCAGGTCAAAATTTTCGACCTGGTTGTATTCGTTCACCTATAATTTCTGTGTGAACTATGTGAACCGTGACAAGGGTCGAAAGTTGAAGGATAAATCGGTGCCCATTGAAGACAAAGAGTACAAGCTGACAGAAGAGGTGCCCGATAAGAGCATTTACGGGATGAAGGCCAACAAGCTTGAAAAGGCATTGGTCGAATTGGTTCCTGAAGATAAATCAATCTTGTTATTGAAATATCAAGACGGGGTTTCGATCAAAGAATTGTGCGTTTTATTTGAAATTGGTGAAAGTGCTGTTAAAATGCGCTTGAAAAGGGCCAAGGCTAAATTATTGGAAATCTATAATACCCTGTAA
- a CDS encoding MFS transporter encodes MRSLRLILSNSRYFAPAFVFASLNIWFGTWAIYIPSVKEKLQIDKAELGFAIFFLSLGVFTVFPIASKIINKLRVGRATWIGVAMCSVFAIFPLLAPNYHLLCASLFFFGASNGFLDISMNTLVTEIEKEDQQNFMSAMHGFFSLGGVVVGLGSLLMPLIDNPPLHMALTVVLVFLINFSLRNNYLRIEAAAIEKEPFSLKLFKPLLILGIISFVSMGSEGAIVDWSGLYLKEITLAPEALIGAGFLAFSTAMTLGRFLGDGISQRIGSIKIVALGALVALVGYISVLSGHTLLAIIGFALNGLGFSVMVPELFRIGGNVKGVESSQGVAFIAGSGYSGFLLGPVILGFMAEESSLKTSFWALLGCAALILVATSVMGRRKKMIR; translated from the coding sequence ATGAGGTCTTTAAGACTGATTCTTTCCAATTCTCGATACTTTGCCCCCGCATTTGTCTTTGCCAGCCTGAATATTTGGTTCGGTACGTGGGCCATATACATTCCATCCGTAAAGGAAAAATTGCAGATTGACAAGGCTGAATTGGGGTTTGCCATCTTTTTTCTTTCGTTGGGCGTTTTTACCGTTTTTCCGATCGCCTCAAAGATTATCAATAAATTGAGAGTGGGCAGGGCTACTTGGATAGGGGTGGCGATGTGCAGTGTTTTTGCAATTTTTCCGCTTTTGGCACCCAATTATCATCTGTTGTGCGCCTCGTTGTTCTTTTTTGGGGCCTCAAACGGATTTTTGGATATTTCTATGAATACTTTGGTCACCGAAATCGAAAAGGAAGACCAACAGAATTTCATGTCTGCCATGCATGGTTTTTTCAGTTTGGGAGGGGTTGTTGTGGGCCTGGGTAGTCTATTGATGCCCTTGATCGACAATCCGCCGTTGCATATGGCCCTAACCGTAGTCTTGGTATTTTTGATCAATTTTTCACTGCGAAACAACTATCTACGGATCGAGGCAGCAGCCATTGAAAAAGAACCCTTTAGCCTAAAACTTTTTAAACCATTGCTTATTTTGGGAATCATTTCATTTGTGAGTATGGGCAGTGAGGGGGCCATTGTGGATTGGAGTGGACTTTACCTGAAGGAAATCACCTTGGCACCCGAAGCACTTATCGGGGCAGGTTTTTTGGCCTTTTCGACAGCCATGACCCTAGGGCGTTTTCTGGGCGATGGCATCAGTCAACGTATTGGCTCGATAAAAATAGTCGCTCTCGGGGCTTTAGTGGCCCTTGTAGGGTATATTTCCGTGTTGTCTGGCCATACCTTGCTGGCCATCATCGGTTTTGCCCTTAATGGCCTTGGTTTTTCGGTCATGGTGCCCGAGCTTTTCAGGATCGGGGGCAATGTAAAAGGCGTTGAATCTTCACAGGGGGTGGCCTTTATTGCAGGCAGTGGCTATTCGGGATTCTTATTGGGCCCGGTCATTCTGGGTTTTATGGCCGAGGAATCTTCATTAAAGACGAGCTTTTGGGCCTTGTTGGGCTGTGCGGCCCTAATTCTGGTAGCCACTTCAGTGATGGGGAGACGAAAGAAAATGATCCGGTAA
- a CDS encoding GNAT family N-acetyltransferase — MKNLIIRDAVLNDVPILKRFEQELIKAERPFDPCIRPDPVSYYDVEAYVADDTVKVVVAIIDGEIVSSGYALAKKARHYLDHEDYAYLGFMYTKPEFRGRGINQKIIENLIAWSLAKGLNEVRLTVYDENLPAIRAYEKKGFKKHIIEMRMVSDEQIT; from the coding sequence ATGAAAAATTTGATCATTCGTGATGCGGTATTGAACGATGTGCCCATTCTCAAGAGGTTTGAGCAAGAACTCATAAAGGCCGAGAGACCCTTTGATCCTTGCATCAGACCCGACCCGGTCAGCTATTATGATGTTGAAGCGTATGTGGCCGATGATACCGTCAAAGTAGTGGTAGCAATTATTGACGGCGAAATTGTAAGCTCTGGTTATGCATTGGCCAAAAAGGCACGACATTACCTAGACCATGAAGACTACGCTTATTTGGGCTTTATGTACACCAAACCAGAGTTCAGGGGCAGGGGCATCAACCAAAAAATTATCGAGAACCTGATTGCATGGAGCCTCGCGAAAGGCCTTAACGAAGTAAGGTTGACCGTTTATGACGAAAATCTGCCCGCTATCAGGGCTTATGAAAAAAAGGGATTTAAAAAACATATCATTGAAATGCGAATGGTTTCAGATGAGCAGATAACGTAA
- the kynU gene encoding kynureninase — MTFENTLAFARDFDEHDALKAYREQFHFPQVNGKDVIYFTGNSLGLQPKRTQKYVDDIMKDWRELAVEGHFYAEKPWWDYHERLARPLASVVGAKPEEVSVMNTLTVNLHFLMVSFYRPTAKRFKIICEEKAFPSDQYMLQSQVRFHGHDPANAIVAIKKRAGEHFWRTDDVLKTIKEVGDELALVLIGGVNYYNGQVFDMAEITKAGKMAGAMVGWDLAHAVGNVELKLHDWQVDFAAWCSYKYMNSGPGNASGIFVNEKYLDEVDIPRFEGWWGTKKETRFQMKPEFEPIETADAWQVSNPPVLSLAPYLASLELFDEVGMSALIQKQKKLTAYLEFILKEIDKEVESTFEIITPEARGCQLSVFLHGEGRPLFDYLMKKGVIVDWREPNVIRLAPVPFYCSYEDMYRFGHILKKGILSK; from the coding sequence ATGACATTTGAAAACACACTCGCTTTTGCCCGAGACTTTGATGAACATGATGCCCTGAAGGCATATCGAGAGCAGTTTCACTTTCCACAAGTAAATGGGAAAGATGTCATCTATTTTACTGGAAATTCCCTCGGACTCCAACCCAAGCGTACCCAAAAGTACGTTGATGATATCATGAAAGACTGGCGTGAATTGGCAGTAGAGGGCCATTTTTACGCCGAAAAACCGTGGTGGGACTATCATGAGCGTTTAGCCAGACCTTTGGCCAGTGTAGTCGGTGCAAAGCCCGAAGAGGTATCGGTGATGAACACGTTGACCGTCAACCTCCATTTTTTAATGGTCTCGTTCTATCGCCCTACAGCAAAACGGTTCAAGATTATCTGCGAAGAAAAGGCCTTTCCTTCAGATCAGTATATGTTGCAGAGCCAAGTGCGGTTTCATGGCCATGACCCGGCAAATGCAATTGTAGCGATCAAAAAAAGGGCAGGAGAGCATTTTTGGAGAACTGATGATGTGCTCAAGACAATAAAGGAGGTAGGCGATGAACTTGCATTGGTGCTTATAGGCGGTGTCAATTATTACAATGGGCAGGTATTCGATATGGCCGAAATCACCAAAGCGGGTAAGATGGCTGGTGCCATGGTTGGTTGGGACCTCGCCCATGCCGTGGGCAATGTCGAGTTGAAACTACACGATTGGCAAGTTGATTTTGCCGCTTGGTGCAGCTATAAGTATATGAACAGTGGGCCGGGCAATGCCTCTGGTATTTTTGTGAATGAAAAATACCTTGATGAAGTAGACATTCCCCGTTTTGAAGGTTGGTGGGGCACCAAAAAGGAAACGCGATTTCAAATGAAACCTGAATTTGAGCCCATTGAAACCGCTGATGCCTGGCAAGTGAGCAACCCACCCGTATTGTCATTGGCACCTTATCTAGCCTCTCTTGAGCTTTTTGATGAGGTGGGCATGTCTGCCCTGATACAAAAACAAAAAAAGTTGACGGCCTATCTAGAGTTCATTTTGAAAGAAATCGATAAAGAAGTGGAAAGCACTTTTGAGATTATCACACCAGAGGCCAGGGGCTGCCAACTTTCTGTATTTCTGCACGGTGAGGGCAGGCCACTCTTTGATTACCTCATGAAAAAAGGCGTAATTGTAGATTGGCGCGAGCCCAATGTCATACGGTTGGCGCCGGTGCCTTTTTATTGTTCCTATGAAGATATGTACCGCTTTGGACATATTTTAAAGAAAGGAATCTTGTCAAAATGA
- a CDS encoding Calx-beta domain-containing protein codes for MAFDATSVTVNEGDGTATFTVRLTGNVQGGFTVDYATNDGSAGEPGDYTDVSGTLNFTGNDGESYDITVPIIDDSLIEPTEDFTVLLDNLSTTLIGINGDTATGNILDNDGGGSNGIAFDATSVTVNEGDGTATFTVRLTGNVQGGFTVDYATNDGSAGEPGDYTDVSGTLNFTGNDGESYDITVPIIDDSLIEPTEDFTVLLDNLSTTLIGINGDTATGNILDNDGGGSNGIAFDATSVTVNEGDGTATFTVRLTGNVQGGFTVDYATNDGSAGEPGDYTDVSGTLNFTGNDGESYDITVPIIDDSLIEPTEDFTVLLDNLSTTLIGINGDTATGNILDNDNIPGVTGLSFDSTEVTVDEDAGTAIFTVRLTGDVQNGFTVDYTTVDDFAISPDDYTSTSATLTFAGNDGENYDIIVPIIDDVIVENTESYQVVLSNLSPNVIGINGDTATGNIIDNDSDNDFPGDVTANCDDVPTVPVITLNADGCNYTEVFEETITGQDDGCATEYTITRTWTITDCVDNVRVHVQTITVVDDEAPNFVEALPSDMTVSCDSVPQAETLTAIDNCDNDAFVTFDEQITDTDSCGSNYMITRTWTAMDCAGNQTVHVQTITVEDTEAPVFVEELPQSMTVMCNEVPDAATLTAIDNCDTDVSVTYDETITNDANCSQGYMITRTWSTTDCAGNVNSHTQVITINPTGPITASDYEEQITIMCGDDVPEVPELTFMGGCGNYQVDFTEDTVFSDDTDDYMITRTWEVTDSCGNMATFEQVIFVMQPQLEEVTIEICVEDDPIDLIDHLPESFDTNGVFEVMNGNVILDGSTFNPANLEVGDYLISYSSTEGTCKYYVDFTIKVDSDCVPCGRDEIQVSKTVTANGDGINDVFEITGVEYCNYTFNVMLFNRWGDKVFESRNYENNWGGFSPNNSFGNSGMLPAGTYYYIISVNEADFEPINGFIYLGTSK; via the coding sequence ATAGCCTTCGACGCCACCAGCGTCACCGTGAACGAGGGCGACGGAACGGCGACCTTCACCGTCAGGCTCACGGGCAACGTACAGGGAGGGTTCACCGTGGACTACGCCACCAACGACGGTAGCGCGGGAGAGCCCGGCGACTACACCGACGTCAGCGGAACGCTCAACTTCACCGGCAACGACGGCGAGAGCTACGACATCACCGTGCCCATCATCGACGACAGCCTGATCGAGCCCACCGAGGACTTCACCGTGCTGCTGGACAACCTGTCGACAACCCTGATAGGCATCAACGGCGACACCGCCACGGGCAACATACTGGACAACGACGGCGGCGGGTCGAACGGCATAGCCTTCGACGCCACCAGCGTCACCGTGAACGAGGGCGACGGAACGGCCACCTTCACCGTCAGGCTCACGGGCAACGTACAGGGGGGGTTCACCGTGGACTACGCCACCAACGACGGTAGCGCGGGAGAGCCCGGCGACTACACCGACGTCAGCGGGACGCTCAACTTCACCGGCAACGACGGCGAGAGCTACGACATCACCGTGCCCATCATCGACGACAGCCTGATCGAGCCCACCGAGGACTTCACCGTGCTGCTGGACAACCTGTCGACCACCCTGATAGGCATCAACGGCGACACCGCCACGGGCAACATACTGGACAACGACGGCGGCGGGTCGAACGGCATAGCCTTCGACGCCACCAGCGTCACCGTGAACGAGGGCGACGGAACGGCGACCTTCACCGTCAGGCTCACGGGCAACGTACAGGGGGGGTTCACCGTGGACTACGCCACCAACGACGGTAGCGCGGGAGAGCCCGGCGACTACACCGACGTCAGCGGAACGCTCAACTTCACCGGCAACGACGGCGAGAGCTACGACATCACCGTGCCCATCATCGACGACAGCCTGATCGAGCCCACCGAGGACTTCACCGTGCTGCTGGACAACCTGTCGACCACCCTGATAGGCATCAACGGCGACACCGCCACGGGCAACATACTGGACAACGATAACATTCCTGGGGTTACGGGCCTATCATTTGACAGCACCGAGGTAACGGTTGATGAAGATGCAGGCACAGCTATCTTTACGGTACGTCTGACAGGAGATGTTCAAAATGGATTTACAGTAGATTATACAACTGTGGATGATTTTGCCATCAGTCCTGATGACTATACATCGACCAGCGCAACGTTGACCTTTGCTGGTAATGATGGCGAGAATTATGATATTATTGTTCCAATTATCGATGATGTAATCGTTGAGAATACAGAATCATATCAAGTCGTATTGTCAAATCTTTCGCCCAATGTCATAGGCATCAACGGCGACACCGCGACCGGAAACATTATCGACAATGATAGTGATAATGATTTCCCAGGCGATGTAACCGCTAACTGTGATGACGTGCCAACGGTACCCGTAATCACATTGAATGCCGACGGATGCAACTATACAGAAGTCTTTGAAGAGACCATTACAGGTCAAGACGATGGTTGTGCCACAGAGTACACCATCACCAGAACGTGGACCATCACCGATTGTGTTGATAATGTTCGTGTACACGTACAGACCATTACAGTAGTTGACGATGAAGCACCAAACTTTGTGGAAGCGCTGCCAAGTGATATGACCGTATCATGTGACAGTGTACCACAGGCTGAAACATTGACGGCCATCGACAACTGTGACAACGATGCCTTCGTTACGTTCGATGAGCAGATTACCGATACGGATAGCTGCGGTTCGAATTATATGATCACCAGAACGTGGACGGCCATGGATTGTGCTGGCAACCAAACGGTTCATGTACAGACCATTACGGTTGAGGACACAGAGGCACCTGTTTTCGTGGAAGAATTGCCGCAAAGTATGACGGTAATGTGTAACGAAGTGCCCGATGCCGCCACACTTACCGCAATCGACAATTGTGATACCGATGTATCGGTAACCTATGATGAGACCATCACTAACGATGCGAACTGTTCACAGGGTTATATGATTACCAGAACCTGGTCAACGACCGATTGTGCGGGCAATGTAAATAGTCACACACAGGTGATCACCATTAATCCAACAGGTCCGATTACAGCTAGTGACTATGAGGAGCAAATCACGATCATGTGCGGAGATGATGTGCCTGAGGTACCAGAATTGACCTTCATGGGCGGTTGCGGCAATTATCAAGTAGACTTTACGGAAGATACCGTATTCTCTGATGACACTGATGATTATATGATTACCAGAACCTGGGAGGTCACTGACTCATGCGGCAATATGGCCACTTTTGAGCAGGTCATCTTTGTAATGCAACCACAATTGGAAGAGGTGACCATAGAAATATGTGTCGAAGATGATCCGATTGATCTTATAGACCATCTTCCAGAGTCATTTGACACCAATGGTGTATTCGAAGTCATGAACGGTAATGTCATTTTGGATGGCAGCACGTTCAATCCTGCAAACCTTGAAGTAGGCGACTATCTGATATCGTACAGTTCTACCGAAGGTACTTGTAAGTACTATGTTGATTTTACCATCAAGGTCGATAGTGATTGTGTACCATGTGGAAGAGATGAGATACAGGTTTCCAAAACGGTAACCGCCAATGGCGATGGTATCAATGATGTGTTCGAAATTACCGGAGTGGAGTATTGCAATTATACTTTCAATGTAATGCTATTCAACCGCTGGGGAGACAAGGTCTTTGAATCAAGGAACTATGAAAACAACTGGGGTGGATTCTCACCAAACAACTCGTTTGGTAATTCAGGAATGCTTCCAGCTGGCACCTATTATTATATCATTTCCGTGAACGAGGCAGATTTTGAGCCTATCAATGGGTTTATCTATCTCGGAACCAGTAAGTAA
- a CDS encoding OmpA family protein translates to MRTKHSFSFILLFCFGLTTSVIAQSNLRRQADQLFYKFAYAKAIPAYEKLALKDNHSHHAWQRLAECHLMLRDFEKALPYFDRFINEEDLEPDYYFKYGMALKSAGKEKEALKWFKRYKKLTKNDSRIKRYLKEGNYASVLFNSRESYEIEPVHFNTEYGEFGAISHNGKLYFSSSRIDEKENNLYDWNNEAWLDIYYIEEGIDSVPPRKLKGDINSKYHESSLVFSTNHKNDTVIYFTRNNYFNKKEGFHTKKEDNKVESTSNLKIYRAEHIDGEWKVTRNMLKNADHYSSGHPSVNSARTYIYFASDKPGGFGGTDIYYAKIHARGGIGEPINAGPVVNTAGNEMFPYVNNEGQLFFSSDGHPGFGQLDVFATVADSIGAFKDVINLGKPINSEKDDFGYFAYDNGIDGYISSNRDGGAGGDDIYEFRFYPSLRVEGKVTDGINLKPLNNVKISLYDQKTSELVAETLTDADGSYEIFIDRKRNYMIEASRKTHPKKNIYFNTFTTPRAERVLVQDITLDPILDVKVLAGLNKIYFDFNKHNIRPDAAEELDKVVKLMTKTYPDMIIKLESHTDPVGSHAYNDSLSERRAKSTYEYLIANGVPRHHILSYKGYGERQLVNDCKGKEDCTPEELELNRRTEFPIIQIKGKPLAKSN, encoded by the coding sequence ATGAGAACAAAGCACTCATTTTCATTCATTTTACTGTTCTGTTTCGGCTTGACAACCAGTGTTATAGCACAATCGAATCTTAGAAGACAGGCCGATCAGTTGTTCTATAAATTTGCCTACGCAAAGGCTATTCCCGCTTATGAGAAGTTGGCATTGAAAGACAATCACTCCCACCACGCATGGCAGCGACTTGCCGAATGCCATTTGATGCTTCGTGATTTTGAAAAGGCACTTCCCTACTTTGATAGGTTCATCAATGAAGAAGACCTAGAACCTGATTATTATTTCAAGTATGGCATGGCACTGAAAAGTGCCGGTAAAGAAAAGGAGGCGCTCAAATGGTTCAAACGCTATAAAAAGCTCACCAAGAACGATTCACGGATAAAAAGGTACCTTAAAGAAGGTAATTATGCCTCGGTACTGTTCAATAGTAGGGAGAGTTATGAGATCGAACCTGTTCATTTCAATACCGAATATGGAGAATTTGGTGCCATTTCCCACAATGGAAAACTGTATTTCAGCTCAAGTAGAATTGATGAAAAAGAGAACAATTTATATGATTGGAACAATGAGGCATGGTTAGATATCTACTATATTGAAGAAGGCATCGATAGTGTACCGCCAAGAAAACTGAAAGGTGATATCAATTCAAAATACCATGAGAGCTCTTTGGTGTTCTCAACCAACCATAAGAACGATACGGTCATCTATTTTACCCGTAACAACTATTTCAACAAAAAGGAAGGATTTCATACAAAGAAAGAAGACAATAAGGTCGAAAGCACGAGCAATCTCAAAATATATAGGGCAGAGCATATTGACGGCGAATGGAAGGTCACTAGAAATATGCTCAAGAACGCAGACCACTATTCTTCAGGGCATCCTAGTGTCAACTCAGCTAGAACTTACATCTATTTTGCGTCTGACAAACCTGGTGGGTTTGGTGGCACTGACATTTATTATGCCAAAATACACGCAAGGGGGGGCATAGGTGAGCCGATAAACGCCGGTCCGGTGGTCAATACGGCCGGTAATGAAATGTTTCCGTACGTGAACAACGAGGGCCAACTGTTCTTCTCTTCTGATGGCCACCCTGGTTTTGGCCAATTGGATGTTTTTGCCACAGTGGCTGATTCCATAGGAGCATTTAAAGACGTTATCAATCTTGGCAAACCGATAAACAGTGAAAAAGATGACTTCGGGTATTTTGCCTATGACAACGGTATCGATGGGTATATCAGTTCAAACAGGGATGGTGGCGCAGGAGGCGATGATATTTACGAGTTCAGATTCTACCCTTCTCTACGCGTAGAAGGCAAAGTAACCGATGGCATTAACCTAAAGCCATTGAACAATGTGAAAATCTCCTTGTACGACCAAAAGACCAGTGAGCTTGTCGCAGAGACCCTTACCGATGCCGATGGCAGTTATGAAATTTTCATCGATAGAAAACGTAACTATATGATAGAGGCGTCACGAAAAACGCATCCTAAAAAGAATATATATTTCAATACGTTCACCACACCGAGGGCCGAAAGAGTACTTGTTCAAGACATTACCTTAGATCCCATTCTTGATGTAAAGGTCTTGGCCGGGCTCAATAAAATATATTTCGATTTCAACAAACATAATATAAGACCCGATGCTGCCGAAGAATTGGATAAAGTGGTCAAATTGATGACAAAGACCTATCCTGACATGATCATCAAACTAGAATCACATACAGACCCTGTGGGCAGCCACGCGTACAACGATTCGCTATCTGAACGTAGGGCAAAATCAACATACGAATATTTGATAGCCAACGGTGTGCCCAGACACCATATCTTATCGTATAAGGGATATGGCGAGAGACAATTGGTGAATGATTGCAAGGGTAAGGAAGACTGCACCCCTGAAGAATTGGAACTCAACAGAAGAACAGAGTTCCCCATCATTCAGATCAAAGGCAAACCTTTGGCAAAATCAAATTAA
- a CDS encoding type IX secretion system membrane protein PorP/SprF: MKKITLLVLLGMVFCGLQSFAQQLPQFTQYMFNTISVNPAYAGSRETMNVTALHRNQWAGLDGNPTTSTFSFHAPLNNERVGLGLSYITDQLGFENTNYVYGDFSYTIPVSYNTKLSFGLKAGFTNYRLENPDLNDPFFTSNFNSWKPNFGAGLYLSSEKWYVGLSSPRILNTDLNEGEFEALERNSYYAIAGLVLDISADVKFRPTVLSKFTNGAPASYDLTSSFLFYDKFWLGASYRLNDAANFGAFLDYQVANNFRLGYAYDLPTSTIRPYTGGTHEVILIYEPRFSKKTKLYKSPRYF, translated from the coding sequence ATGAAAAAAATTACTTTACTCGTTCTATTGGGCATGGTTTTTTGTGGTTTGCAGTCTTTTGCGCAGCAATTGCCGCAGTTTACCCAATACATGTTCAACACCATATCGGTAAACCCTGCCTATGCAGGAAGCCGAGAAACGATGAACGTTACCGCCTTGCACCGTAACCAATGGGCAGGGCTTGATGGCAACCCGACCACGAGTACCTTTTCATTTCATGCTCCTTTGAATAACGAGCGGGTAGGGCTTGGCCTTTCGTACATCACAGACCAATTGGGTTTCGAGAACACCAATTATGTGTACGGTGATTTCTCGTATACCATTCCCGTTTCGTACAACACCAAGCTATCTTTTGGCCTAAAAGCCGGTTTCACCAACTATAGATTGGAAAATCCAGATTTGAACGATCCTTTCTTCACCTCTAACTTCAACAGTTGGAAGCCCAATTTTGGTGCCGGACTATATTTGAGCAGTGAAAAATGGTATGTAGGTCTGTCTTCACCAAGAATTTTAAACACCGATTTAAATGAAGGTGAGTTTGAGGCCCTCGAAAGAAACAGTTACTATGCCATTGCAGGTTTGGTACTCGATATATCTGCAGATGTCAAGTTTCGACCTACGGTATTGAGCAAGTTCACCAATGGTGCACCGGCATCATATGACCTGACCTCAAGCTTTTTGTTTTATGACAAGTTTTGGCTGGGTGCCTCATATCGGTTGAACGATGCCGCCAATTTTGGTGCCTTCTTAGACTATCAGGTAGCCAACAACTTCAGACTCGGTTATGCCTACGATTTGCCCACATCGACCATAAGACCTTATACAGGTGGCACCCATGAAGTCATCTTAATCTACGAACCAAGGTTTTCAAAGAAAACGAAGCTTTACAAATCACCGAGATACTTCTAA